The Acidimicrobiales bacterium genome includes a window with the following:
- the argB gene encoding acetylglutamate kinase, whose amino-acid sequence MAPQTDIDPATKAGVLIEALPYIRRFWGRTVVVKYGGNALAAAGDGGHEDALSSFASDVVLMRSVGMRPVVVHGGGPQIGDLMARLGKVPEFVDGLRVTDAETLDIARMVLVGKVNRDIVSAINVHSPLAVGVSGEDAGLISAQARDPQLGFVGDVASVNPDLLLRLVAEDLIPVVATIGTDDTGQAYNINADTAAGAVAEALNAAKLVYLTDVDGIRRDRHDPASRISTATDAELEVMLSDGTVDGGMIPKVRSCVRAVRNGVGQAHILDGRLPHSLLLEIFTREGIGTMITSGAIR is encoded by the coding sequence TTGGCTCCCCAAACCGATATCGATCCCGCCACGAAAGCCGGCGTGTTGATCGAAGCGCTCCCTTACATACGCCGGTTCTGGGGACGCACCGTGGTCGTCAAGTACGGGGGCAACGCGCTCGCAGCGGCCGGGGACGGCGGGCACGAGGACGCGCTGTCCTCGTTCGCGAGCGACGTGGTCCTGATGCGTTCCGTGGGGATGCGCCCCGTTGTCGTGCACGGCGGCGGACCGCAGATAGGCGATCTGATGGCGCGCCTGGGCAAGGTCCCCGAGTTCGTCGACGGGCTGCGCGTGACCGACGCAGAAACCCTCGACATCGCGCGCATGGTCCTGGTCGGCAAGGTGAACCGCGACATCGTCAGCGCGATCAACGTGCACAGCCCTCTCGCGGTTGGCGTCTCGGGTGAGGACGCCGGCCTGATCAGCGCGCAGGCCCGCGACCCGCAACTCGGTTTCGTCGGCGACGTCGCGTCCGTCAACCCGGACCTGCTGCTGCGGTTGGTCGCCGAGGATCTGATACCTGTCGTAGCGACCATCGGAACCGACGACACCGGGCAGGCGTACAACATCAACGCCGACACTGCGGCAGGCGCGGTTGCGGAAGCCCTGAACGCCGCGAAGCTGGTCTACCTCACGGATGTCGACGGGATCCGCCGCGACCGTCACGACCCGGCTTCGAGGATCTCGACCGCCACGGACGCGGAGCTCGAAGTGATGCTTTCCGACGGCACCGTCGACGGCGGGATGATCCCGAAAGTCCGCTCGTGCGTGAGGGCCGTTCGGAACGGTGTCGGCCAGGCGCACATCCTCGATGGCCGGCTGCCGCACTCGTTGCTGCTCGAGATCTTCACACGGGAGGGGATCGGCACCATGATCACATCCGGAGCGATCCGATGA
- a CDS encoding acetylornithine transaminase, which produces MSASPAAATRLMDTYPPQPVTFVRGEGSRVWDDSGKVYLDFLSGLAVTSLGHAHPAVADAICDQARTLLHVSNLFATFPQQEVAATLNRLVDAGDGKVFFCNSGAEANEAAIKLARRWAGPGRHVVVSAYGSFHGRTLATLHATGQPTKHEPYQPLPEGFRHVAWQDAAALASSLDPSVAAVLLEAVQGEGGVNPAGAEYFSDVRRLCDERGVLFIVDEVQTGLGRTGEWFGFQNYGVLPDVVTVAKALGNGMPIGACWARDDVASAFGPGDHATTFGGQPLAASAARAVLAVMESEDVPRRAREAGAYLTSKLSEVEGVREVRGMGLLVAVELEDGKGAGDVAAHALDLGLVVNAVTASALRLAPSLLVTEGEIDEAVGIIARAIDRVGEQ; this is translated from the coding sequence ATGAGCGCCTCGCCTGCTGCGGCGACCCGGCTGATGGACACCTACCCGCCGCAGCCGGTCACGTTCGTGCGGGGTGAGGGCAGCCGCGTCTGGGACGACTCGGGCAAGGTCTACCTCGACTTCCTCAGCGGTCTCGCCGTCACATCCCTGGGTCACGCGCACCCCGCGGTCGCGGACGCGATCTGCGACCAGGCACGAACCCTCCTGCACGTGTCGAACCTCTTCGCGACGTTTCCGCAGCAGGAGGTGGCCGCCACGCTGAACCGCCTCGTCGACGCCGGCGACGGGAAGGTGTTCTTCTGCAACAGCGGTGCCGAAGCCAACGAGGCCGCGATCAAACTCGCGCGCCGCTGGGCGGGACCTGGGCGCCACGTGGTTGTGAGCGCGTACGGGTCGTTTCACGGCCGGACGCTCGCGACCCTCCATGCGACCGGCCAGCCGACCAAACACGAGCCGTACCAGCCGTTGCCCGAGGGTTTCCGTCACGTCGCCTGGCAGGATGCCGCGGCGCTCGCGTCCTCGCTGGACCCCAGCGTCGCGGCGGTGCTCCTCGAAGCGGTGCAGGGCGAGGGTGGCGTCAACCCTGCCGGCGCCGAGTACTTCAGCGACGTCCGCAGGCTCTGCGACGAGCGCGGCGTGCTGTTCATCGTCGACGAGGTGCAGACCGGCCTCGGGCGCACAGGGGAGTGGTTCGGCTTCCAGAACTACGGCGTTCTTCCCGACGTCGTCACCGTCGCCAAGGCGCTCGGGAACGGGATGCCGATCGGAGCCTGCTGGGCGCGCGACGACGTCGCGTCGGCGTTCGGTCCGGGCGACCACGCCACGACGTTCGGCGGTCAACCCCTGGCGGCGTCTGCGGCACGTGCGGTCCTCGCGGTGATGGAGTCGGAGGACGTGCCGCGGCGGGCGAGGGAGGCGGGTGCGTACCTGACGTCGAAGCTGTCCGAGGTCGAGGGGGTACGGGAGGTGCGGGGGATGGGACTCCTCGTCGCCGTGGAGCTGGAGGACGGGAAAGGAGCCGGCGACGTCGCGGCTCACGCGCTCGATCTCGGTCTGGTCGTGAACGCGGTGACCGCGTCGGCGCTGCGGCTGGCCCCGTCATTGCTGGTCACAGAAGGGGAGATCGACGAAGCGGTGGGCATTATCGCCCGTGCGATCGACAGGGTCGGCGAGCAATGA
- the argF gene encoding ornithine carbamoyltransferase: MRSFLDMDDLTRDELAQVFDLAEAPTRPVLAGRGAALIFEKPSNRTRNSTEMAVVQLGGHPITIRGDEIGLGVRESVEDVTRVLARYHAVVAARVFDHTLLESMARVGEVPIVNLLSDHSHPCQVLADLLTLRQRWGSLQGRSLAWVGDGNNVARSLALGCALAGMEIRLACPPGHELDEASVDGARASGGSVVPERDPRAAVEGADAVYTDVWVSMGQEAEAAERQDAFAGYQVNAELMAAAAPGAVFLHCLPAHRGLEVTAEVIDGPASVVFDQAENRMHAARGLLMWLLDARDR, translated from the coding sequence ATGCGCTCGTTTCTGGATATGGATGACCTGACCCGCGACGAGCTGGCTCAGGTATTCGATCTCGCAGAGGCTCCTACGCGGCCGGTCCTGGCGGGGCGGGGTGCCGCTCTCATCTTCGAGAAACCGTCGAACCGGACCCGCAACTCGACGGAGATGGCGGTGGTGCAGCTCGGAGGGCATCCCATAACGATCCGCGGGGACGAGATCGGACTCGGTGTCCGCGAGTCGGTCGAGGACGTGACGAGGGTTCTGGCCCGGTATCACGCCGTTGTAGCCGCTCGTGTCTTCGACCACACCCTGCTCGAGTCGATGGCCCGCGTCGGCGAGGTCCCGATCGTGAACCTGCTCTCGGACCACTCTCATCCCTGCCAGGTGCTCGCAGACCTGCTGACCCTCCGCCAGCGGTGGGGGAGCCTCCAAGGCCGGAGCCTCGCCTGGGTGGGTGACGGCAACAACGTGGCCCGCAGCCTGGCCCTGGGTTGCGCGTTGGCTGGCATGGAGATTCGCCTTGCGTGCCCGCCTGGCCACGAACTGGACGAGGCGTCGGTGGACGGGGCCCGGGCTTCAGGGGGTTCGGTGGTGCCGGAGCGGGACCCTCGCGCTGCGGTCGAGGGCGCCGATGCTGTTTACACCGACGTGTGGGTCTCGATGGGCCAGGAGGCAGAGGCGGCGGAGCGCCAGGACGCCTTCGCCGGCTACCAGGTCAACGCCGAGCTCATGGCCGCCGCGGCGCCCGGCGCCGTCTTCCTGCACTGCCTTCCGGCGCACCGGGGCCTGGAGGTGACCGCCGAGGTGATCGACGGCCCGGCAAGCGTGGTCTTCGACCAGGCGGAGAACCGCATGCACGCGGCTCGCGGCCTGTTGATGTGGCTTCTCGACGCGCGAGACAGATGA
- the argR gene encoding arginine repressor has product MRLSKNQRHHRIEQILEQSAVTSQAQLVELLAKAGIPATQATVSRDLEEIGAVKVRAAGGEAVYAIPEHPKDRVAPGDHLRRVLGEWVVEVASSANLVVVRTPPGSAHVVASALDRASLAGIVGTVAGDDTILVVAAERTGGAGLARRLRNLAGL; this is encoded by the coding sequence ATGAGGTTGTCGAAGAACCAGCGCCACCACCGGATCGAGCAGATCCTCGAGCAGTCTGCTGTCACGAGCCAGGCACAACTCGTGGAGCTGCTCGCCAAGGCGGGAATCCCCGCCACTCAGGCGACGGTGTCGCGCGATCTCGAGGAGATCGGTGCGGTGAAGGTCCGCGCCGCAGGAGGAGAAGCCGTCTACGCGATCCCCGAGCATCCCAAGGACCGTGTCGCACCGGGCGACCACCTGAGAAGGGTCCTCGGCGAGTGGGTTGTCGAGGTGGCGTCGTCCGCCAACCTGGTCGTTGTGCGGACCCCCCCGGGTTCCGCTCACGTGGTCGCCTCCGCCCTCGACAGGGCATCGCTCGCCGGCATCGTCGGCACCGTCGCCGGCGACGACACCATCCTCGTGGTCGCGGCGGAGAGGACCGGCGGCGCGGGGCTCGCCCGGCGCCTGCGCAATCTCGCCGGCCTGTGA
- a CDS encoding argininosuccinate synthase produces MAKRVVLAYSGGLDTSVAVRWMIEEMGVEVIAVAADVGQGGDWEAIKQRAVAAGAVEAIVLDLRDEFADDFVAPALRANAKYEGKYPLISSLSRPIIVKHLVAAARQHGADAVAHGCTGKGNDQVRFEVSTAALAPDLEVIAPVRGWGITREESIELAEKWGIPITVTKSSPYSIDQNLWGRTIECGILEDPWEQPPEEVFELTTPTATGPTEIVITFEQGLPVALDGKRMSFAELIGEVDRIVGSYGWGRIDMVENRRVGIKSREVYECPGALALLMAHADLEDLTLERDLAHEKARLEPRYAELVYDGLWYSPLKQALDAFVDESQKFVSGDVRLHCELPGRCIVAGRRSDVSLYDYSLATYEAADRFRHQDAEGFVRLWGLGVSTWAARQVNRS; encoded by the coding sequence GTGGCGAAGAGAGTTGTGCTGGCCTACAGCGGGGGATTGGACACGTCGGTGGCCGTCCGCTGGATGATCGAGGAGATGGGCGTCGAGGTGATCGCCGTCGCCGCCGACGTCGGCCAGGGAGGAGACTGGGAGGCGATCAAGCAGCGCGCGGTCGCTGCCGGCGCGGTCGAGGCGATCGTGCTCGACCTGCGCGACGAGTTCGCCGACGACTTCGTGGCCCCCGCGCTGCGCGCGAACGCGAAGTACGAGGGGAAGTACCCGTTGATCTCGTCGCTGTCGCGGCCGATCATCGTGAAGCACCTCGTCGCCGCAGCGCGACAGCACGGAGCGGACGCGGTGGCGCACGGCTGCACCGGTAAAGGCAACGACCAAGTCCGCTTCGAAGTCTCCACGGCTGCCCTCGCTCCCGACCTCGAGGTCATCGCACCCGTACGCGGGTGGGGCATCACACGCGAGGAGTCGATCGAGCTGGCCGAGAAATGGGGCATCCCCATCACGGTCACCAAGTCGAGCCCCTACAGCATCGACCAGAACCTGTGGGGCCGCACGATCGAGTGCGGGATCCTCGAAGACCCCTGGGAGCAACCGCCGGAGGAGGTGTTCGAGCTCACGACGCCGACCGCCACTGGTCCGACGGAGATCGTGATCACCTTCGAGCAGGGGCTTCCAGTCGCTCTCGACGGAAAGCGCATGTCGTTCGCGGAGCTGATCGGGGAGGTCGACCGCATCGTCGGCTCATACGGCTGGGGCCGGATCGACATGGTCGAGAACCGCAGGGTCGGGATCAAGAGCCGCGAGGTGTACGAGTGCCCCGGCGCGCTGGCGCTCTTGATGGCGCACGCTGACCTCGAGGACCTCACTCTCGAGCGGGACCTCGCGCACGAGAAGGCGCGGCTCGAGCCGCGCTACGCCGAACTCGTCTACGACGGCCTGTGGTACTCGCCGCTGAAGCAGGCGCTAGATGCTTTCGTCGACGAGAGCCAGAAGTTCGTGAGCGGGGACGTGAGGCTTCATTGCGAGTTGCCGGGTCGTTGCATCGTGGCGGGCCGGCGAAGCGATGTGAGCCTGTACGACTACTCGCTCGCCACCTACGAGGCGGCTGACCGCTTCCGCCACCAGGACGCCGAGGGGTTCGTGCGTCTCTGGGGGCTCGGCGTGTCGACCTGGGCCGCCCGCCAGGTCAACCGCTCGTGA